Proteins encoded together in one Hymenobacter monticola window:
- a CDS encoding peptide MFS transporter encodes MQTVSAQTEQPRAAASTSHPKGLYVLFATEMWERFSYYGMRALLSLYMLKALLMNKEMSSLIYGNYTSLVYLTPLLGGYMADRYWGNRRSILVGGLMMAAGQFALFFSASMYSAGQTAVPSAQLLLFFLGLGLLIFGNGFFKPNISSMVGSLYPKGDSRIDAAYTIFYMGINLGAFFSPLVCGTLGDTGNPSDFKWGFLAAGIGMLVGSLTFELLKAKYVVTAEGAPLGAKPERNVEASPVVPVQTDGPVRAESIAAPAAPAKSFASKLPMLIGLFVVVYAAVAWLMNRDWIGALVFSAMIVAPVTILTDPSLTAREKQKIYVIFILSFFVIFFWGTFEQAGASLTFFADEQTDRTLGSTVVPASYFQSANALFIIVFAPVFAVLWTWLGKRRMEPSSPLKMAISLMLMALGYLIIAFGVKGVDANTKVSMFWLITMYLMHTFAELCLSPIGLALVNKLSPARFASLLMAVWFLATAAGNKLAGVLSGLYPPGPAEFAKATKEGINLPGILNGATQLTADVSAKLASLELASKWPTFLGFQITSLYDFFMIFVGLSAVASLILFVIYKRLFTMMEEPVTAA; translated from the coding sequence ATGCAAACTGTTTCTGCTCAAACCGAGCAACCACGCGCTGCGGCATCCACGAGCCACCCCAAAGGACTATACGTCCTGTTCGCCACCGAAATGTGGGAGCGGTTCAGCTACTACGGCATGCGCGCCCTGCTGTCGCTGTACATGCTCAAGGCCTTGCTGATGAACAAGGAAATGTCCTCGCTCATCTACGGCAACTACACCTCGCTCGTGTACCTTACCCCGCTGCTGGGCGGCTACATGGCCGACCGCTACTGGGGCAACCGGCGCAGCATTCTGGTGGGTGGCCTGATGATGGCGGCTGGGCAGTTTGCCCTGTTTTTCTCGGCCTCGATGTACAGCGCCGGCCAAACGGCCGTGCCCTCTGCGCAGCTGCTGCTGTTCTTCCTGGGTCTGGGCCTGCTCATTTTCGGCAATGGTTTCTTCAAGCCAAATATCTCTTCGATGGTGGGCTCGCTCTACCCCAAGGGTGACTCGCGCATCGACGCGGCCTACACCATTTTCTACATGGGCATCAACCTGGGCGCGTTTTTCTCGCCCCTGGTCTGCGGCACGCTGGGCGACACCGGCAACCCCAGCGATTTCAAGTGGGGCTTTCTGGCCGCCGGCATCGGTATGCTGGTGGGCAGCCTCACGTTCGAGTTGCTGAAAGCCAAATACGTCGTCACGGCCGAAGGTGCTCCCCTGGGCGCCAAGCCCGAGCGCAATGTGGAAGCCTCACCCGTGGTGCCGGTCCAAACCGACGGCCCCGTGCGCGCCGAAAGCATCGCCGCCCCGGCCGCGCCCGCCAAGAGCTTTGCCAGCAAGCTGCCCATGCTCATCGGCCTCTTTGTGGTGGTGTACGCGGCCGTTGCCTGGCTCATGAACCGCGACTGGATTGGTGCGCTGGTGTTTTCGGCCATGATTGTGGCCCCCGTCACCATCCTGACCGACCCCTCGCTCACGGCCCGCGAAAAGCAGAAAATCTACGTTATTTTCATCCTTAGCTTCTTCGTGATTTTCTTCTGGGGCACGTTCGAGCAGGCCGGCGCCTCGCTCACCTTCTTTGCCGACGAGCAGACCGACCGCACCCTGGGCTCCACGGTGGTGCCGGCCTCGTATTTCCAGAGTGCCAACGCGCTGTTCATTATCGTTTTCGCTCCCGTGTTCGCCGTGCTGTGGACCTGGCTGGGCAAGCGCCGCATGGAACCCTCGTCGCCGCTCAAAATGGCCATTAGCCTGATGCTTATGGCCCTGGGTTACCTCATCATCGCCTTCGGCGTGAAAGGTGTGGACGCCAACACCAAGGTGAGCATGTTCTGGCTCATCACCATGTACCTCATGCACACCTTCGCCGAGCTGTGTTTGTCGCCCATCGGCCTGGCGCTGGTGAACAAGCTCTCGCCCGCCCGCTTCGCCTCGCTGCTGATGGCCGTGTGGTTCCTGGCCACCGCCGCCGGCAACAAGCTGGCCGGCGTGCTCTCGGGCCTGTATCCTCCCGGCCCGGCCGAGTTTGCCAAAGCCACCAAGGAAGGCATCAACCTGCCCGGCATCCTCAACGGCGCCACGCAGCTCACGGCCGACGTAAGCGCCAAGCTGGCCTCGCTGGAGCTGGCCTCCAAATGGCCCACCTTCCTGGGCTTCCAAATCACAAGCCTCTACGACTTCTTCATGATTTTCGTGGGCCTGTCGGCCGTGGCTTCGCTCATCCTGTTTGTCATCTACAAGCGCCTCTTCACCATGATGGAGGAGCCGGTGACGGCTGCCTAA
- a CDS encoding AraC family transcriptional regulator — protein sequence MRTDIARYNGIYGDHRAQISHDYLQSQLIVPRPRLTDWGLKPHLHENLFQLFFLESGRAAFEATELVELRTPCLVIIPANTVHGFTFSPQVKGRTLTLSEALLDTILQATPGVLVELNTVHILSDFNAEVSFADLAELEQRLHEEIYSELPGKQLAINGYFKLLFVKIFRLLHHNRRKEESPNRALHYFREFQKAIEKTAPFEKKIADFAQELKITPVHLNRICQAVKGKTAQQIVQAHTIRKAHNYLLYTSLSVAEIAYELQFVDPGYFTRFFRKQTGLAPGAYRAKAYRSDTVGKTGKAELSS from the coding sequence ATGCGCACCGATATTGCCCGCTACAACGGAATCTACGGCGACCACCGCGCCCAGATTTCGCACGATTACCTGCAAAGCCAGCTCATTGTGCCCCGGCCGCGGCTCACCGATTGGGGCCTCAAGCCGCACCTGCACGAAAACCTGTTCCAGCTTTTCTTCCTCGAATCGGGCCGCGCTGCCTTCGAGGCCACCGAATTAGTGGAGCTGCGTACGCCCTGCCTGGTCATCATTCCGGCCAATACCGTGCACGGCTTCACCTTCAGCCCGCAGGTGAAGGGCCGCACCCTCACGCTCTCCGAGGCCTTGCTCGATACCATCCTGCAAGCCACGCCCGGCGTGCTGGTGGAGCTGAACACGGTGCACATCCTCTCCGATTTCAACGCCGAAGTCAGCTTTGCCGACCTAGCCGAGCTGGAGCAGCGCCTGCACGAGGAAATTTATTCGGAGCTGCCCGGCAAGCAGTTGGCCATCAACGGCTATTTTAAGTTGCTGTTTGTGAAGATATTTCGCCTGTTGCACCACAACCGCCGCAAGGAGGAAAGCCCCAACCGCGCCCTGCACTACTTCCGCGAATTCCAGAAAGCCATCGAAAAAACGGCTCCGTTTGAGAAGAAAATAGCCGATTTTGCTCAGGAGCTGAAGATTACGCCGGTGCACCTCAACCGCATCTGCCAGGCCGTGAAGGGCAAAACCGCCCAGCAGATTGTGCAGGCCCACACCATTCGCAAGGCCCACAACTACCTATTATATACCTCGCTCTCAGTGGCCGAAATCGCCTACGAGCTCCAATTCGTTGACCCCGGCTATTTCACTCGCTTCTTCCGCAAGCAAACCGGGCTGGCGCCGGGGGCCTACCGGGCCAAGGCGTACCGCAGTGATACAGTCGGCAAAACAGGGAAGGCGGAACTGTCATCCTAA
- the pckA gene encoding phosphoenolpyruvate carboxykinase (ATP) codes for MQQDAQFAADLHNRLQPLGFNETATVHLNLTPAALVEHALRNGEGHLTDTGALMADTGKFTGRSPKDRFVVKDENTENSVWWGDINIPFAPDKFDQLHQKMVAYLADKELYVREAYAGANPDYQLKLRVVNEQAWHNLFCYNMFLRPEEGADTSWTPDFSIICAPGFEADPAVDGTRQPNFAIINFTKKMILIGGTGYAGEMKKGIFGVLNYLLPHEHNTLSMHCSANVGKGGDTAIFFGLSGTGKTTLSADPNRGLIGDDEHGWTPDEGIFNFEGGCYAKVIDLSKEKEPEIYDAIRFGSIVENTRFVPSTHTVDYANKSVTENTRTAYPINFIPNAIEPGVADAPKNIFFLTADAFGVIPPISKLDKSHAMYLFMSGYTAKVAGTEMGVTEPQTTFSACFGAVFLPLHPTKYAEMLGQKMDENPDINVWLINTGWTGGSYGTGSRMKLPYTRAMITAALNGQLDDVKFTKHPVFGMMVPGAVPGVPSEILDPRNTWADKEAYDKTASDLADKFVANFKKYAEYANEEILAGAPKVAAAAVVA; via the coding sequence ATGCAACAAGACGCACAGTTTGCCGCCGACCTCCACAATCGTTTGCAGCCGTTGGGCTTCAACGAAACGGCTACCGTTCACCTCAACCTCACCCCTGCCGCGCTGGTAGAACATGCCCTGCGCAACGGCGAGGGCCACCTCACCGACACCGGCGCGCTGATGGCCGACACCGGCAAGTTCACCGGCCGCTCGCCCAAAGACCGGTTTGTGGTAAAGGACGAAAACACCGAAAACAGCGTGTGGTGGGGCGACATCAACATCCCCTTCGCCCCTGACAAATTCGACCAGCTGCACCAGAAAATGGTGGCCTACCTGGCCGATAAGGAGCTGTATGTGCGCGAAGCCTACGCCGGCGCCAACCCCGACTACCAGCTTAAGCTGCGCGTGGTGAACGAGCAAGCCTGGCATAACCTGTTTTGCTATAACATGTTCCTGCGCCCCGAAGAAGGCGCTGACACCTCCTGGACGCCTGATTTCAGCATCATCTGCGCCCCCGGTTTCGAGGCCGACCCGGCCGTGGACGGCACCCGCCAGCCCAACTTCGCCATCATCAACTTCACCAAGAAGATGATTCTGATTGGCGGCACGGGCTACGCCGGCGAGATGAAAAAAGGCATCTTCGGCGTGCTGAACTACCTGCTGCCCCACGAGCACAACACGCTGAGCATGCACTGCTCGGCCAACGTGGGCAAGGGTGGCGACACGGCCATCTTCTTCGGCCTGTCGGGCACCGGCAAAACCACTCTTTCGGCCGACCCGAACCGCGGCCTCATCGGCGACGACGAGCACGGCTGGACGCCCGACGAAGGCATCTTCAACTTCGAAGGCGGCTGCTACGCTAAGGTGATTGACTTGAGCAAGGAGAAGGAGCCCGAGATTTACGACGCCATCCGCTTCGGCTCCATCGTGGAGAACACGCGCTTCGTGCCCAGCACCCATACCGTGGATTACGCCAACAAGTCGGTGACCGAAAACACGCGTACAGCCTACCCCATCAACTTCATCCCGAATGCCATTGAGCCCGGCGTGGCCGATGCCCCGAAGAACATTTTCTTCCTCACGGCCGATGCCTTTGGCGTGATTCCGCCCATCAGCAAGCTCGATAAGTCGCACGCCATGTACCTGTTCATGTCGGGCTACACGGCCAAGGTGGCCGGCACCGAAATGGGCGTGACCGAGCCGCAGACCACGTTCTCGGCCTGCTTCGGCGCGGTGTTCCTGCCGCTGCACCCCACCAAGTATGCCGAGATGCTGGGCCAGAAGATGGATGAGAACCCCGACATCAACGTGTGGCTCATCAACACCGGCTGGACCGGCGGCAGCTACGGCACCGGCTCGCGCATGAAGCTGCCTTACACCCGCGCCATGATTACGGCCGCGCTGAACGGCCAACTCGACGACGTGAAGTTCACCAAGCACCCCGTATTCGGCATGATGGTGCCCGGTGCCGTGCCCGGCGTGCCCTCCGAAATTCTGGACCCGCGCAACACCTGGGCCGACAAAGAGGCCTACGACAAAACCGCTTCGGACCTGGCCGACAAGTTTGTCGCCAACTTCAAGAAGTACGCCGAGTACGCCAACGAGGAAATCCTGGCCGGCGCGCCCAAAGTGGCAGCCGCCGCGGTGGTAGCCTAA
- a CDS encoding SDR family oxidoreductase: protein MKVNLKKLKDQVMVITGASSGIGLVTARMAAKEGARLVLASRSEVSLRLLCEEIDQAGGQAIYVVADVSQQTDVQRIAQAAQEAFGGYDTWVNNAGVSIYGKLEKVPVEDMRKLFETNFWGLVYGSMEAAQHLKSKGGAIINVGSILSDVTAILQTIYSASKHAVKGFTDGLRMELEMDGAPVSVTLIQPSSIDTPYTVHAKNYMNREAKHGPPAYAPDTVARAILHAAVTSERAIVVGGGGRAFIGMQRWTPTLFDQYMEKAFLKQEHSSEPPRPLGHNGLDRPAGSLKERGNYPGYTRETSFYTEAVTTGSPALRTALLAGAGVALAAWLGRPSRKK from the coding sequence ATGAAAGTCAACCTCAAAAAACTCAAAGACCAGGTCATGGTCATCACCGGTGCCTCGTCGGGCATCGGCCTCGTTACGGCCCGCATGGCAGCCAAAGAAGGTGCCCGGCTGGTGCTGGCCTCGCGCAGCGAAGTATCCCTGCGCCTGCTTTGCGAAGAAATCGACCAGGCCGGCGGCCAAGCCATCTACGTAGTGGCCGACGTGAGCCAGCAAACCGACGTGCAACGCATTGCCCAAGCCGCGCAGGAAGCCTTCGGCGGCTACGATACCTGGGTGAATAATGCGGGTGTTTCCATCTACGGCAAGTTGGAAAAGGTGCCCGTGGAGGACATGCGCAAGCTATTCGAAACCAATTTCTGGGGCTTGGTCTATGGCTCAATGGAAGCTGCCCAGCACCTGAAAAGCAAGGGCGGCGCCATCATCAACGTGGGCAGCATTCTGTCCGACGTCACGGCCATTCTGCAAACCATCTACTCGGCCAGCAAGCACGCCGTGAAAGGCTTCACCGACGGCCTGCGCATGGAGCTGGAAATGGATGGCGCTCCAGTTTCCGTCACGCTCATCCAGCCCTCGTCCATCGACACGCCTTACACGGTGCACGCAAAAAACTACATGAACCGCGAGGCCAAACACGGTCCGCCCGCCTATGCCCCCGATACCGTGGCCCGCGCCATTTTGCACGCGGCCGTCACGTCGGAGCGCGCCATTGTGGTGGGCGGCGGGGGCCGCGCCTTTATCGGCATGCAGCGCTGGACGCCCACCTTGTTCGACCAGTACATGGAAAAGGCCTTCCTCAAGCAGGAGCACAGCAGCGAGCCTCCGCGTCCGCTGGGCCACAACGGCCTCGACCGCCCCGCCGGCTCCCTCAAGGAGCGCGGCAACTACCCCGGCTACACCCGCGAAACCAGCTTCTACACCGAAGCGGTAACTACCGGCAGCCCGGCCCTGCGCACGGCGCTGCTGGCCGGCGCGGGTGTGGCGCTAGCCGCGTGGCTGGGGCGGCCCAGTCGCAAAAAGTAG
- a CDS encoding SPW repeat domain-containing protein — protein MHTPVIPRPLHGVADYLYVPAVAAAPALFGFAHHKTPARLARIVSGGVLASTLLTRAEWGVWKLMPYKAHLTLDFAAGLGTMAMPWLAGFARRRRARNTFLVFGAISVGASLLSGLFGPARELPSVADAPENNPLPPLAEV, from the coding sequence ATGCATACGCCCGTCATTCCCCGCCCCCTGCACGGGGTGGCCGACTACCTCTACGTGCCGGCCGTGGCCGCCGCACCGGCCCTGTTTGGTTTCGCGCACCACAAAACCCCGGCCCGCCTCGCCCGCATCGTGAGCGGCGGCGTGCTGGCGTCCACGCTGCTCACCCGCGCCGAGTGGGGCGTGTGGAAACTCATGCCCTATAAAGCCCACCTGACCCTGGACTTTGCGGCCGGCCTGGGCACCATGGCCATGCCCTGGCTCGCCGGCTTTGCCCGCCGCCGCCGGGCCCGCAACACGTTCCTCGTCTTTGGGGCCATCAGCGTGGGTGCGAGCTTGCTCTCGGGCCTGTTTGGCCCGGCCCGGGAGCTGCCTTCCGTAGCCGATGCCCCAGAGAATAATCCGCTTCCTCCACTTGCAGAAGTGTAA
- a CDS encoding 16S rRNA (uracil(1498)-N(3))-methyltransferase, with product MHTFFAPDLAGPTHTLPEDESKHAIRVLRLSLGDAVELLDGRGGRYQAAVADANPKRCQLRITQHETVAPRPYFTHVAVAPTKNLDRMEWFVEKAVEVGVERISFLRCARSERRELKLERLEKIAISALKQSGQAWLPQLDELQDFTAFVTGVTPETTFIAHLEEGERTALTQVAGAGPGCCVLIGPEGDFTPQEIELALSKGIRPVTLGASRLRTETAALAAVFTAHLGR from the coding sequence ATGCATACCTTCTTCGCCCCCGACCTCGCCGGCCCCACCCATACTCTGCCCGAAGACGAAAGCAAGCACGCCATCCGCGTGCTGCGCCTGAGTCTGGGCGACGCGGTGGAGCTGCTGGACGGGCGCGGCGGCCGCTACCAGGCCGCCGTGGCCGATGCCAACCCCAAGCGCTGCCAGCTGCGCATCACCCAGCACGAAACCGTAGCGCCCCGCCCCTACTTTACCCACGTGGCCGTGGCCCCCACCAAAAACCTCGACCGCATGGAGTGGTTCGTGGAAAAGGCGGTGGAAGTGGGCGTCGAGCGCATCAGCTTCCTGCGCTGCGCCCGCTCCGAGCGCCGCGAGCTGAAGCTGGAGCGGCTGGAGAAAATTGCCATCAGCGCCCTCAAGCAGAGCGGCCAGGCTTGGCTGCCGCAGCTGGATGAGTTGCAGGATTTCACCGCTTTCGTGACCGGCGTAACGCCCGAAACTACTTTCATCGCGCATCTGGAAGAAGGCGAGCGCACCGCCCTGACGCAAGTGGCCGGCGCGGGGCCGGGCTGTTGCGTGCTTATCGGGCCGGAAGGCGATTTCACGCCGCAGGAAATCGAACTAGCGCTGAGCAAAGGCATTCGGCCGGTGACGCTGGGCGCCTCCCGGCTGCGCACCGAAACGGCGGCGCTGGCGGCGGTTTTTACGGCGCATCTGGGGCGCTGA
- a CDS encoding RtcB family protein, whose translation MVTGKDLLELGLKPGKWFKDALEHINANALEGEALHAYLDTVKPAPELPLLPEPVPYHENIRADTAVEQANIDYVKQSMARLMRTPTVVSGAIMPDACPAGPLGTIPVGGVVAARGAIHPGMHSADICCSVMLTNLGKTDPKTVLDTAQQITHFGPGGREVEHQFALPADIEAEMRANPFLNSERSLKMAREHLGTQGDGNHFLYVGVSAATGDTVLVTHHGSRGVGAVLYGHGMKVAEFFRRDISPDTDPANAWIPTNTPEGENYWAALQTVRKWTKQNHLVLHDAIAEKLEAAVQQRYWNEHNFVFRDGDVYYHAKGATPLDPKFLPDITGPRIIPLNMAQPILIVEGGTTANNLGFAPHGAGRNLSRTRHKYSKAGKTDEQLFAEETQGIDARFFFNRIDISELPSAYKNAEDVKQQIADFNLATVIDEILPYGCIMAGDWEQDAPWRKKKLAKKAAEAAAAADEQADGSALTVE comes from the coding sequence ATGGTAACGGGCAAAGACTTGCTGGAACTGGGCCTGAAGCCCGGCAAATGGTTTAAAGATGCGCTGGAGCACATCAACGCTAACGCACTGGAAGGCGAGGCCCTGCACGCCTACCTCGACACCGTGAAGCCCGCGCCGGAATTGCCGCTGCTGCCCGAGCCGGTGCCGTACCACGAAAACATCCGCGCCGACACGGCCGTGGAGCAGGCCAACATCGACTACGTGAAGCAGTCGATGGCGCGGCTCATGCGCACGCCCACGGTGGTAAGCGGGGCCATCATGCCCGATGCTTGCCCGGCCGGGCCGCTGGGCACCATTCCGGTGGGTGGCGTGGTGGCCGCGCGCGGGGCCATCCATCCCGGTATGCACTCGGCTGATATCTGCTGCTCCGTGATGCTGACCAACCTGGGCAAAACCGACCCGAAAACAGTGCTCGACACGGCCCAGCAAATCACGCACTTCGGTCCCGGCGGGCGCGAGGTCGAACACCAGTTTGCCCTGCCCGCCGATATTGAGGCCGAGATGCGGGCCAACCCATTTTTGAACTCAGAGCGCAGCCTGAAAATGGCCCGTGAGCACCTGGGCACGCAGGGCGACGGCAACCACTTCCTTTACGTGGGCGTGTCGGCCGCTACCGGCGACACCGTGCTGGTGACGCACCACGGCTCGCGCGGCGTGGGCGCCGTGCTCTACGGCCACGGCATGAAGGTGGCCGAGTTTTTCCGCCGCGACATATCGCCCGATACCGACCCAGCTAACGCCTGGATTCCCACCAACACGCCCGAAGGCGAAAACTACTGGGCCGCCCTGCAAACCGTGCGCAAGTGGACCAAGCAAAACCACTTGGTGTTGCACGACGCCATTGCGGAGAAGCTGGAAGCTGCTGTGCAGCAGCGCTACTGGAACGAGCACAACTTCGTGTTCCGCGACGGCGACGTGTATTACCACGCCAAGGGCGCCACGCCGCTCGACCCCAAGTTCCTGCCCGACATCACCGGCCCGCGCATCATTCCGCTCAACATGGCCCAGCCCATCCTGATTGTGGAAGGCGGCACCACGGCCAACAACCTGGGCTTCGCTCCGCACGGCGCCGGCCGCAACCTGAGCCGCACCCGCCACAAATACAGCAAAGCCGGCAAAACCGACGAGCAATTATTTGCCGAAGAAACGCAAGGCATCGACGCCCGCTTTTTCTTCAACCGCATCGACATTTCCGAACTGCCCAGCGCCTACAAAAACGCCGAGGACGTGAAGCAGCAAATCGCCGATTTCAACCTGGCCACCGTCATCGACGAAATCCTCCCTTATGGCTGCATAATGGCCGGCGACTGGGAGCAGGACGCCCCCTGGCGCAAAAAGAAGCTGGCCAAAAAGGCGGCGGAAGCAGCGGCGGCCGCGGATGAGCAGGCCGATGGGTCGGCGCTGACAGTCGAATAA